From Ancylobacter pratisalsi, one genomic window encodes:
- a CDS encoding cold-shock protein gives MAMTGTVKFFNTEKGYGFIRPDDGGRDVFVHVSAVTRSGLGTLTEGQRVSFEVEPDKRGKGPKAIDLELAD, from the coding sequence ATGGCAATGACGGGCACCGTCAAATTCTTCAACACCGAGAAGGGATATGGCTTCATCCGTCCGGATGACGGTGGCCGGGATGTTTTCGTACATGTGTCCGCCGTAACGCGGTCGGGCCTTGGCACGCTGACGGAAGGCCAGCGGGTGAGCTTTGAGGTCGAGCCGGACAAGCGCGGCAAGGGCCCCAAGGCCATCGACCTCGAACTGGCTGACTGA
- a CDS encoding SDR family oxidoreductase has product MPATGPIDPCETRPVALVTGGAVRIGRAICLELARAGYDIALHVRHTGPAGEAVRAEVEALGARAVALPAELADAGAVAGLLPAAIEQLGPVSLLVNNASEFQPDGVGDLDLDRWNRHFDANLRAPVFLSEAFARALPAPMHGAIVNIIDQRVLKPTPSYLSYSLAKNGLWAATRMLAQALAPRIRVNGVGPGPTLASVHQDSEDFARQCAALPLGSGPTPGEIADAVVFLARARSVTGQMIAVDGGQHLAWRTADTETD; this is encoded by the coding sequence ATGCCTGCCACCGGACCGATCGACCCATGCGAAACGCGCCCCGTTGCCCTGGTAACAGGCGGCGCCGTGCGCATTGGCCGGGCGATCTGCCTGGAGCTTGCACGGGCGGGCTATGACATCGCATTGCATGTGCGGCACACAGGTCCCGCAGGCGAGGCCGTGCGGGCGGAGGTCGAGGCGCTCGGCGCGCGCGCTGTCGCCTTGCCGGCGGAGCTTGCCGATGCCGGAGCGGTCGCGGGCCTGCTGCCTGCCGCCATTGAGCAGCTCGGGCCGGTCAGCCTCTTGGTCAACAACGCCTCAGAGTTTCAGCCGGACGGGGTCGGCGACCTCGATCTTGACCGGTGGAACCGGCATTTCGACGCCAATCTGCGGGCGCCGGTCTTCCTCTCCGAAGCCTTCGCCCGGGCTCTACCGGCACCGATGCACGGCGCGATCGTGAACATCATCGACCAGCGCGTGCTCAAGCCGACGCCCAGCTACCTTTCTTATAGTCTGGCCAAGAACGGACTGTGGGCCGCCACCCGCATGCTTGCCCAGGCGCTTGCCCCGCGCATCCGCGTCAATGGTGTAGGCCCGGGGCCGACGCTGGCGAGCGTCCATCAGGATAGTGAAGACTTCGCGCGTCAATGCGCGGCGCTGCCGCTCGGCAGCGGCCCCACGCCGGGGGAGATCGCCGACGCGGTGGTGTTCCTCGCCCGCGCCCGCAGCGTCACCGGGCAGATGATCGCGGTCGATGGCGGCCAGCATCTGGCCTGGCGCACCGCGGACACGGAAACTGACTGA
- a CDS encoding outer membrane protein, giving the protein MNTIIRSGMAAAALLVAAPAFAADLPQPYPTKAPVVVAEPAFTWTGFYLGANAGYAWGSGEGGASTYGLDPDGFLGGGQIGVNYQLGNNVVLGAEADFQGSDIKDNAFGYESKMDYFGTVRARLGYAFDNVLPYVTGGLAWGHNEVKNEITGLTSDNTAVGWTVGGGVEYALTNNWTVKAEYLYMDLGEDYYDSIGVKSGLTASVVRAGVNYKF; this is encoded by the coding sequence ATGAATACGATCATCCGCTCGGGCATGGCCGCTGCTGCCCTCCTGGTCGCGGCCCCGGCTTTCGCCGCTGACTTGCCGCAGCCCTATCCGACCAAGGCCCCGGTGGTAGTCGCCGAGCCGGCCTTCACCTGGACGGGCTTCTATCTCGGTGCCAACGCCGGCTACGCCTGGGGTTCGGGCGAGGGCGGCGCTTCGACGTACGGCCTTGACCCCGATGGCTTCCTCGGTGGCGGCCAGATCGGCGTGAACTACCAGCTCGGCAACAATGTCGTGCTGGGCGCCGAGGCTGACTTCCAGGGCTCGGACATCAAGGACAACGCCTTCGGCTATGAGTCGAAGATGGACTATTTCGGCACCGTGCGCGCCCGCCTCGGCTACGCGTTCGACAACGTTCTGCCCTACGTCACCGGCGGTCTCGCCTGGGGCCACAACGAGGTCAAGAACGAGATCACTGGCCTGACCTCCGACAACACGGCTGTTGGCTGGACGGTCGGCGGCGGCGTCGAGTACGCCCTGACGAACAACTGGACCGTCAAGGCCGAGTACCTCTACATGGACCTCGGCGAGGACTACTACGACAGCATCGGCGTCAAGAGCGGCCTGACCGCGAGCGTCGTGCGCGCTGGCGTGAACTACAAGTTCTGA
- a CDS encoding glutathione S-transferase family protein: MKLRSSPASPFGRKAKIAAALCGVPVDIEPTDTTDPNDSVREQNPLGKIPVLLRADAAPLFDSRVIVEFFDAEAGGGCIIPSSGEARFSALTAQALADGLMDAALLQVYEARFRPEEIRSPSWVASQAGKVERAMKAFEAAPPAAGGVSAPANIGEITLACALGYLDLRFAGAWRAQYPALLDWLNSFAARVPAFEATRPPG; encoded by the coding sequence ATGAAGCTACGTTCCTCACCCGCCTCCCCCTTCGGTCGCAAGGCGAAAATCGCGGCGGCGCTCTGTGGCGTCCCGGTCGATATCGAGCCTACCGACACCACGGATCCCAACGATTCCGTGCGTGAGCAGAACCCGCTGGGCAAGATTCCCGTGCTGCTGCGCGCAGACGCCGCCCCGCTTTTCGATTCCCGCGTGATCGTCGAGTTCTTCGATGCCGAAGCCGGCGGCGGCTGCATCATTCCATCCAGCGGCGAAGCCCGCTTCTCGGCCCTGACCGCGCAGGCCCTGGCCGATGGCCTGATGGATGCGGCACTGCTTCAGGTCTATGAGGCACGTTTCCGGCCCGAGGAAATCCGCAGCCCCAGCTGGGTCGCGAGCCAGGCCGGCAAGGTGGAACGAGCGATGAAGGCGTTCGAGGCGGCCCCGCCGGCGGCCGGCGGTGTCTCGGCCCCCGCCAATATCGGCGAAATCACGCTCGCCTGTGCGCTGGGCTATCTCGACCTGCGCTTTGCGGGCGCGTGGCGGGCGCAATACCCCGCCCTCCTGGACTGGCTGAACAGCTTCGCCGCACGCGTGCCCGCTTTCGAGGCAACGCGGCCGCCCGGCTGA
- a CDS encoding regulator has translation MSTNEMTPISPSRIGMRPTLWTRGDWNALFGFGTNILVNMLVLTGLLQFVLKMPSEIVFGRILPAVGLMMFLSTAYYAWLGYQLAKKTGRDDVCALPSGISVPHMFVVTFVIMLPIGAATGDPIQGWEAGLVWVFFQSFILMIGGFVAPYIRRITPRAALLGTLAGVSIAFISMRPAFEIFTTPVIGLTCFAIIMVSWFGGVKYPKGIPAGLVAIAVGMAIAWGSNLFGLNYGGMSVDKVGGAFSSFGFSVPLPAFDHVFHGFKYLGVILVTAIPFGIYDLVEAMDNVESAEAAGDHYPTTRVLTADGVVSLIGCLMGNPFINAVYIGHPGWKSMGGRIGYSAATGLMVIVLSWFGIIALLLALIPVVAISPILLYIGMLIGAQAFQTTPSRHAPAVVLALTPHLAAWAKLLIDNSLGMAGTSAAAIGMEKLGAVGVLYHGLEVMGGGAILVGLVLGAIAVFVIERKFEHASAFALAGAVLTFFGFMHGEMVGFAVTPGVSLAYVMVAGVLFACSKYAVIESLPAEYPEGAHTAAAE, from the coding sequence ATGTCCACAAACGAGATGACACCGATTTCGCCCTCCCGCATCGGCATGCGTCCGACGCTGTGGACCCGGGGTGACTGGAATGCCCTGTTCGGCTTCGGCACGAACATCCTGGTCAACATGCTGGTGCTGACCGGCCTGCTTCAGTTCGTGCTGAAGATGCCATCGGAAATCGTATTCGGCCGCATCCTGCCGGCCGTCGGCCTGATGATGTTCCTATCGACCGCCTACTATGCCTGGCTCGGCTATCAGCTCGCCAAGAAGACCGGGCGCGATGATGTGTGCGCCCTGCCCTCGGGCATCAGCGTGCCGCACATGTTCGTTGTTACCTTCGTGATCATGCTGCCGATCGGTGCGGCGACCGGCGATCCGATCCAGGGCTGGGAGGCCGGCCTGGTCTGGGTGTTCTTCCAAAGCTTCATCCTGATGATCGGCGGTTTCGTCGCGCCTTACATCCGCCGGATCACGCCCCGCGCCGCCCTGCTCGGCACGCTGGCGGGTGTGTCGATCGCCTTCATCTCGATGCGCCCCGCCTTTGAGATCTTCACGACGCCGGTCATCGGTCTCACCTGTTTCGCCATCATCATGGTGAGCTGGTTCGGCGGGGTGAAGTACCCGAAAGGCATCCCCGCCGGCCTCGTCGCCATCGCGGTGGGCATGGCCATCGCCTGGGGCTCGAACCTGTTCGGCCTGAACTATGGCGGCATGAGCGTGGACAAGGTCGGCGGTGCTTTCTCCAGCTTTGGCTTCTCCGTGCCGCTTCCCGCGTTCGACCACGTCTTCCACGGCTTCAAGTATCTCGGCGTGATCCTCGTCACCGCCATTCCCTTCGGCATCTACGATCTCGTGGAGGCGATGGATAATGTCGAGAGCGCGGAAGCGGCCGGCGATCATTACCCCACCACTCGCGTACTCACCGCTGACGGCGTGGTCAGCCTGATCGGCTGCCTGATGGGCAACCCCTTCATCAATGCGGTCTATATCGGCCACCCCGGCTGGAAATCGATGGGCGGGCGCATCGGCTACTCCGCGGCCACCGGGCTCATGGTCATCGTGCTGTCGTGGTTCGGCATCATCGCGCTGCTGCTGGCGCTGATCCCGGTCGTGGCGATCTCGCCGATCCTGCTCTATATCGGCATGCTCATCGGCGCGCAGGCCTTCCAGACCACGCCGAGCCGCCACGCGCCGGCGGTCGTGCTCGCGCTCACACCGCATCTGGCGGCCTGGGCGAAGCTGCTCATCGACAATTCTCTGGGCATGGCCGGAACCTCGGCGGCGGCAATCGGCATGGAAAAGCTTGGCGCGGTCGGCGTGCTCTATCACGGGCTTGAGGTGATGGGCGGCGGCGCGATTCTCGTCGGGCTGGTGCTTGGTGCCATCGCCGTCTTCGTCATTGAACGCAAGTTCGAGCACGCCTCCGCCTTCGCGCTGGCCGGCGCGGTGCTCACCTTCTTCGGCTTCATGCATGGCGAGATGGTCGGCTTCGCGGTCACACCCGGCGTGTCGCTCGCCTATGTCATGGTTGCGGGCGTCCTTTTCGCTTGTTCCAAATATGCAGTGATCGAAAGCCTGCCGGCCGAATATCCTGAAGGCGCACACACCGCGGCCGCCGAATAG
- a CDS encoding DMT family transporter, translated as MSSLAAPALRPAFSPSGYLFGATGAILFASKGIIIKIAYGIGLDPETLLALRMVFALPFYLVIGAIAVFRMRANGEAMPSRGVLLRSALVGALGYWLASYSDFLGLQYISASFARLILFTYPLFVVLLGALLFRQPIRARALLAFAVAYCGLAVIFLQNFAATGTDTLRGAGFVAMAALSFALYQLLAGSLLRSIGSALFTCIAMTSASIVSLAQFALMRPLEGLVVSGDVLTLALMIAIGATVLPTFFMNAALKRIPPAANAMIGTVSPVATMGLAFLFLGEKVTMIELAGSVLVMLGIGGFSIADARRR; from the coding sequence ATGTCCAGTCTCGCTGCCCCGGCCCTAAGGCCCGCCTTTTCCCCGAGCGGCTATCTCTTCGGCGCGACCGGGGCGATCCTGTTCGCCTCCAAGGGCATCATCATCAAGATCGCCTACGGCATCGGGCTCGACCCGGAGACGCTGCTGGCGTTGCGCATGGTGTTCGCGCTGCCGTTCTATCTGGTGATCGGCGCGATCGCGGTGTTTCGGATGCGGGCCAACGGGGAGGCGATGCCGTCCCGCGGTGTCCTGCTGCGCTCGGCGCTGGTCGGCGCCCTCGGCTACTGGCTGGCGAGCTACTCGGACTTCCTCGGGCTGCAGTACATTTCCGCCTCCTTCGCGCGGCTCATTCTGTTCACCTATCCACTCTTTGTGGTGCTGCTGGGAGCTTTGCTGTTCCGCCAGCCGATCCGTGCGAGGGCGCTGCTCGCCTTCGCCGTTGCCTATTGCGGACTGGCGGTGATCTTCCTGCAGAACTTCGCCGCCACCGGAACCGACACGCTGCGCGGCGCCGGCTTCGTGGCGATGGCCGCGCTGAGTTTCGCCCTCTACCAGCTTCTCGCTGGCAGCCTGCTGCGCAGCATCGGTTCGGCTCTGTTCACCTGCATCGCGATGACATCGGCGTCGATCGTGTCCCTGGCGCAGTTTGCCCTGATGCGCCCGCTCGAAGGCCTGGTGGTGTCCGGCGACGTGCTGACGCTCGCGCTGATGATCGCGATCGGGGCGACCGTCCTGCCCACCTTTTTCATGAACGCGGCGCTCAAGCGGATACCGCCGGCGGCCAATGCCATGATCGGCACGGTCAGCCCCGTGGCGACCATGGGGCTTGCCTTCCTGTTTCTCGGCGAGAAGGTCACGATGATCGAGCTGGCCGGTTCCGTTCTGGTGATGCTGGGGATCGGCGGCTTTTCGATCGCGGATGCGCGCCGTCGTTAG
- a CDS encoding ribonuclease T2, which yields MSLLTATWRLVAASLSLLAVLASPAWPAGEPGRFDHYVLTLSWSPTYCETAAQADPGQCDRARPFAFVVHGLWPQYERGWPEFCRKPAPFVPEPVLRGMLDIMPSRGLVLHQWRKHGTCSGLDANAYFGTVRRAFGEVTIPPQFRHLDTYRSVSPDDVEAAFRAANPGLAANMIAVDCDGRRLTEVKICLDRRLDFAPCAEVDRRACRASRIVMPPTRGG from the coding sequence GTGAGCCTTCTGACCGCGACGTGGCGCCTCGTCGCCGCGTCGCTGTCGTTGCTGGCTGTCCTTGCCAGCCCTGCCTGGCCTGCGGGCGAGCCGGGGCGCTTCGACCACTATGTGCTGACCCTTTCCTGGTCGCCGACCTATTGCGAAACCGCCGCGCAGGCCGATCCCGGCCAGTGCGACCGGGCGCGCCCCTTCGCATTCGTCGTTCATGGCCTGTGGCCGCAATATGAGCGTGGCTGGCCCGAATTCTGCCGCAAGCCGGCGCCTTTCGTTCCCGAACCCGTTCTGCGCGGCATGCTCGACATTATGCCCAGCCGTGGCCTGGTGCTTCACCAGTGGCGCAAGCACGGCACATGCTCGGGTCTCGATGCCAACGCCTATTTCGGAACCGTTCGTCGCGCCTTCGGTGAGGTGACGATCCCCCCGCAGTTCCGCCATCTTGATACCTATCGCTCCGTCTCGCCGGACGACGTGGAGGCTGCGTTTCGTGCCGCCAATCCCGGGCTCGCCGCGAATATGATCGCGGTGGACTGCGACGGGCGACGGCTGACCGAGGTGAAGATCTGCCTCGACCGCAGGCTGGACTTCGCGCCCTGCGCGGAGGTAGACCGGCGCGCCTGCCGCGCCTCGCGCATTGTCATGCCTCCGACCCGAGGCGGCTGA
- a CDS encoding cupin domain-containing protein, with translation MSLLLTFDLETFGPPEETVPLPERVVSGDPRHLTWNFETLPDGTLFAGIWESSPGAWRVDYEEWEFCTLTSGVSILHEDGKEPVTLKTGDSFVIRPGFTGIWEVVETTRKIYVLRLI, from the coding sequence ATGTCCCTTCTGCTCACCTTCGACCTTGAGACATTCGGCCCTCCCGAGGAGACCGTGCCACTACCCGAGCGTGTGGTGTCGGGCGACCCGCGCCATCTCACCTGGAACTTCGAGACGCTGCCGGATGGCACGCTGTTCGCCGGCATATGGGAATCCTCGCCCGGCGCCTGGCGGGTGGACTATGAGGAATGGGAGTTCTGCACGCTGACCTCTGGCGTCTCCATCCTTCATGAAGACGGCAAGGAACCGGTGACGCTGAAGACCGGCGACAGCTTCGTCATCCGCCCCGGTTTCACCGGTATTTGGGAAGTCGTGGAAACAACGCGTAAGATCTATGTGCTCCGCTTGATCTAG
- a CDS encoding 23S rRNA (adenine(2030)-N(6))-methyltransferase RlmJ, producing the protein MNYRHAFHAGNFADVVKHVALARILAYLGRKDAPYRVIDIHAGAGLYDLAGDEAERTGEWRGGIGAVLQAQFTPQVTELLAPWIDAVQAVNRAGDGAAHGEPLRYYPGSPLLAQALSRPQDRLLFCETVPPVRDALSEAVGKDARAKVLAVDGWQALNAYLPPKERRGVVLIDPPFEDAREFARMADALIEAYRRWATGIYAVWYPIKDVRAVDAFRREIERARIPKTLNIQFDLRAVRQADALSGCGLLIINPPFTLVDELRLALGALAKVLATDGAGRVRVGWLTPER; encoded by the coding sequence ATGAACTACCGCCACGCCTTCCATGCCGGCAATTTCGCCGATGTCGTCAAGCACGTCGCGCTCGCGCGCATCCTTGCCTATCTCGGTCGCAAGGATGCGCCCTATCGCGTCATCGACATCCACGCCGGGGCGGGCCTCTACGACCTCGCCGGCGATGAGGCGGAACGCACCGGGGAGTGGCGCGGCGGCATCGGCGCCGTTCTTCAGGCCCAGTTCACGCCGCAAGTCACGGAACTACTGGCGCCCTGGATCGATGCGGTGCAGGCGGTGAACCGCGCGGGTGACGGCGCGGCCCACGGCGAGCCACTGCGATATTATCCCGGCTCGCCGCTCCTCGCGCAGGCACTGTCGCGCCCGCAGGACCGCCTGCTGTTCTGCGAAACGGTCCCGCCGGTCCGGGACGCCTTGAGCGAGGCGGTCGGCAAGGATGCCCGTGCCAAGGTGCTGGCCGTGGACGGGTGGCAGGCGCTCAATGCCTATCTGCCGCCCAAGGAACGGCGCGGGGTGGTGCTGATCGACCCGCCCTTCGAGGACGCCCGCGAATTTGCGCGCATGGCCGACGCTCTCATCGAGGCATATCGGCGCTGGGCCACGGGCATTTATGCGGTCTGGTATCCGATCAAGGACGTGCGCGCCGTTGATGCGTTCCGCCGTGAGATCGAGCGTGCCCGTATCCCCAAGACGCTGAACATCCAGTTCGACCTGCGCGCCGTGCGACAGGCGGACGCGCTTTCGGGCTGTGGCCTTCTCATCATCAACCCGCCCTTCACTCTGGTGGACGAGCTGCGACTGGCGCTGGGCGCGCTGGCGAAAGTGCTGGCCACCGACGGCGCCGGCCGCGTGCGCGTGGGCTGGCTTACGCCCGAGCGCTGA
- a CDS encoding outer membrane protein has translation MNRSILAGLGLAALISAPAAAADLGYPAPEPVAYAAAMPFTWTGFYLGANAGYGWGTADWSPDTDGFVGGIQAGYNWQGSGPLVLGFEADLQYSNVESSVFTLDYFGTLRARAGFAVDQFLIYGTGGFAYGGGTYEVGGLSDDKTHTGWTLGFGGEYAVSNNVTLRAEYLYLDMGSETYNTISGPLDVGLTTNMLRAGVNYKF, from the coding sequence ATGAATCGCAGCATTCTTGCGGGTCTGGGCCTTGCGGCCCTGATCTCCGCCCCGGCAGCAGCGGCCGACCTCGGCTATCCGGCTCCCGAACCCGTCGCCTATGCGGCGGCGATGCCCTTTACCTGGACCGGCTTCTACCTCGGCGCCAACGCCGGCTACGGCTGGGGCACGGCCGACTGGTCGCCGGACACGGACGGTTTCGTCGGCGGTATTCAGGCGGGCTACAACTGGCAGGGTTCTGGCCCGCTGGTGCTCGGCTTCGAGGCCGATCTGCAGTATTCGAACGTCGAGAGCTCGGTGTTCACGCTTGACTATTTCGGCACGCTGCGCGCCCGCGCCGGCTTCGCCGTCGATCAGTTCCTGATCTACGGCACCGGCGGTTTCGCCTATGGTGGCGGCACCTACGAGGTCGGCGGTCTTTCCGACGACAAGACTCACACCGGCTGGACGCTTGGCTTCGGTGGCGAGTATGCGGTGAGCAACAATGTCACGCTGCGGGCCGAGTATCTCTATCTCGACATGGGCTCGGAGACCTACAACACCATCAGCGGCCCGCTCGACGTCGGCCTGACCACGAACATGCTGCGCGCGGGTGTGAACTACAAGTTCTGA